TTACACTTTGAAGTTCATCCATGTGCGCCGGGCAATTTGTGTTCGTGCGTTCGAGTTGTGGCTGAGGTAGTTTTGCTtgcagtttttttttccttcgaatttatttgaatttattattaattattttttaattaaattaatataatagtttattaatttaataattatttaggATGCCAATTTTGGTCTAttgttgttatttattattttatgcatgtaatgtatgatttaattactTATATAACATAACCTACACCACATAGATTAAAATCCTACTACAGGATAAACAAAAAATcatacatatttaatataaaagttataatatatagttgcatgatttaattaagcatgctcatgcatatattcaatataagagttatattgtaTGATTGCATGCATAGTAGTATGTTCATACATCATACTTTATTATAAAAGCTATATTtgtatgatgtataatataagcgttatattatatggtagatgtgttatttattttcattagttGTAATATAAGTGTGATATTATGTATTGAAAAtggaaatgcatgaagcatgGCACTACTTTAGAaacataattattatattatttattcatgtcattagatgcatgacttaggttttaattgtttcattaatCATTATAAGTGTAATAGGTTAATGAAATCagaattaaaatctacaatctagagttgcatgtaaacataggtcaaattaattttaaatggtttaaaattgattacacttagacttatgttaataatatttctaatatgattaaaaatatgtttaatcttttattttatttttaacaagaTTAAATTGaatcaataaaagattaaacttataacataattgtctataagggacctttctctaaggaaggttctgtctaggctggggtatttaagtttaCGGAAATGGAATAGCCCTACCTAGGATCCGACCTGAAAAGTGAATTAGACAAGTATATTGTAAGCATGCGATGAAtgattaaggtttattaaagtatttaataaacaagaatcattaTTGTTTAACTATTcaatataagatttatattgggccaatttaacaattcatttagataaattaatttgtcgaatttacctaagtaataaaccctaggttttaaaatactcagtaggaggaaaaaaatgtatatgatacatcatTTTTCCACTCACGTTCTCTCttaaagttcacatcgtgagccTCATGCTTGGCTTGAGGTGCCCTAGGAGCGATCCcctatggatggtgtttgcatgagtcaatatcaaggtgaatggagagagtatttatagtaaatgggagaaggatgtgtgtcaatatGTCCTACGatttccttcattggtttgcatcgtGAAACCTTCTTTCACGGTCTCAAAGCACCCTGGGAGTGTTTCTCTTCGGATGATTTGTTcattaggtcaatatcaggGCGAActttagaaatggataggatcgctttaaTTTTTGCCTCAATCGGCTTTTTCctttggttggctcattggggtggaactaggtctaaaatggagggttacacttacaagaaattggcaagtcaatgatttcttgaccaaatcaatgatgactaatTGTTATAAGAATAAGAGATATTgtggtgtaatgattggttgagagtgtcgcAGTATAGTGAAGGGGTGACtaaccacctctcggtggcttttgtcctgaatcactgaagtatcattgcaaaatttaTATGTTAAATGGTGTTCATTAAggttttgctaaattgattggatttatAGGAGTTGtgctaaaatctaatataaATCAATTTGTTGTATTTCAATAATATGTCAAGTTCAGTTCTTTCATTGTTAGTCTCTTTAAATTTGACCAAAACTAATTATATGACATGGAAAGATTcacttaaaattatttttatggtTGACGACCTTGATTTCATCCtgactgaggaatgtccttcaGTCCCAACCCTTAAGCAACACGAAGTATTCGTGATGCATATGAAAAATGGAGaaaggccaatgataaggccCGAGTTTAAATTTTGGTAAGCACACCTGATACCttagccaaaagatttgagagcatggtcactgcacTTCAAATCATGCAATCagtgcaagaattgtttgagcgAGAGTCCTCACAATTCAAGCAGAATGAGGTTGATTTTAACGAAACCAGTAATATCAGCTGTCTAAATGAATTtcagtccatattgaatgtcaaggaaCTAATAAAAGAGGCAATTGTTGCCAACTCTAGTGAAGTTTATCAAAAAGGTTTGGCTTATGAGATAAAGCTTGGAGTTTATGGAAAAGGTTCTGAAGTTGATCCCACTACACtccagaaaaagaagaaatccgATAACAGTAAATTTGATGTGTTTGTCTTGGAAAtgtgtttagtggagaatgatgattctatctagataattgattttagGGGCCAAAAACCACGCCTATTCTTCCTATCAGGGATTTAATTCCTAGAGAGGTCATTTTTGTTGTTGCCGTAGGTAAGCTCAAGTTAtttttaacaagaaacaatatatgttattagatgacgTATATGTTATTCCTAATatcaaaaggaatttaatttttgtttcttatttgattgaacaaaagtattctCTTTCATTctttgaaaataaagtgtttatttttaagaatggaatggagatggACTTCATTTTAATgaaaagtaacttgtatgtactaaggtcattagtTACTAAGGATGTCCTAAATACTGAAATCTTCATAATAGTAACAACTACTAAGAGACCAAGGATTTCTTCTAAAGAGAAAGCCCACATTTGACATCTAAAATTATGTCacttaatctcaataagattgaaagattggttaaaagtggacttctaaatggcttagaaaaaaactctttacctatatgtgagtcatgtcttgaaggcaaaatgatggaacgaccttttactagaaaagattATAGAACTAAAgagaccttggagcttatatattcagatctttatagtctgatgaatgtaaaagtaaGAGGAGGTATGAAtattcatctctttcatagatgactattcaagatatggatatctttacctaatgcaacataagtccaaaacacttgaaaagttcaagaagtataggactaaggttgaaaacttgttaggtaaaaagataaaaacacttctATCTGATCGttgtggagagtatatggacttaagctTATAggattatatgatagaacatgaaataaCGTCTCAGCTCTCAGCTCTTGGTACACATCAGTAAAATGGTGTAtggaaaagaagaaatagaaccctgttggacatggttcggtttatgatgagctatgctcaatttccTAACTCGTTCTGGGGATATGTAATggagactgcagtttatatcttgaacaatgttcacTCAAATGGTggttttgaaacaccttttgagctttGGAGATGTTGTAAAGGTACTTTACGCcgcttcaggatttggggatgtccgacACGGGCTAATgacaaatcccaagaagttggaacctcgttcaagagTATGTCTATTTATAGTCTAcccccaaggaaatgagaggtgggtACATCTTTGATCTAAAtgagaataaggtgtttgtatcgataaatgccaCCATTTTGGAAGAATACAACATGAGGGAccataaaccacgaagcaaaatAGTATTACGTGAGAATTTTAATGAGACTACTAagatttcaacaagagttgttgaagaggctaGTGCATTAACAAGAGTTGTCGATGTCAATCACAttcatctcaagagttgagattgcctcaatgtagtgggagggttatgaacccacctatttgctacatgggtttaacagaagcccaagacATCACATCTGATGGTGAGGTTaatgatccattgtcttataagaaagcaatggaaaatgttgacaaggatgaatggattaagacCATGAAGTaagaaatagagtctatgtacttaaTTTTTTATGGGAGCtcgtagatcaacctgatggggtaaaacctataggttgcatatggatctataagagaaaaatgGGTGTAGATAGACAGACTTTtaagctagactagtggcaaataGTTATACCAATTTGAGAGAATGGACTATGAAGGAACTTTCTCAtctattgtcatgttaaagtctatttgAATTCTCTTGTCTATATCCACatagcaaatggacgtcaaggctacctttttgaatggtaatcttgaagagaccatctacatgaatcaaccagagggattcattgagcaaggtcaagagcaaaaagtttgcaagcttaattggtccatttatggattgaaacaaacatctcgatcttgaaatataagatttgatgttgtaaacaaatcttatggctttgatcaaaatgttgatcaaCCTTGTATTtgcaagaaaatcatcaacagttcggTAGTTTTccttgtgttgtatgtagatgatactctactcattgggaatgatataggtctactgacaaatgtaaagaaatggttagtcgtccaattccaaatgaaagatttggatgagacgcagtttgttctagggatccaaattattagggatcgtaagaataaaatGTTGGTCTTGTCCCAGAcattgtatattgacaagatgtttgtcAGACAtttgatgcacaattccaataagagtttattaccttttaggtaTAGAATTGTCTTATCTAGGGAACAGTGTCTTAAAACTCTTCAAGAGGTTAaagaaatgagatggattcttaATGCATTGGCTGTTggcagccttatgtatgcaatgttatgtaccagacctaAAATTTGCTTTACAATAGAGATTGTTAGTAGATATCAActcaatccaagattagatcactgaacGATAGTcaagacaatcctcaagtatctacaaagaacaagggactatatgcttgtatgtgtgttggggttgatgccctaaattttgtgggtcctatagtttgtaattgtaatatacaaatgatttatttattaataaaatctgagatattttattagaaatttaGTAATATTGACccataaaaccaataaacttacatccaatgttatcttctgtagcttaaacatgtatttagaaacatataagtggatcatgtttaagtgataacctaaatggtttgtactagatggataaggttggataccttatcttggtgacactacgaatacgactcgttttgtaaatgttacaattctTGTAAAATGAAATGAATAGCGTTGATTGGTTATTTTGTAACTCaacattttggattaatttgaattgttcaaattaattgaggaaattaattatatgtgatataattaaattaaattaatcatatatgatataattaatataatatatttgatacatttagTACAAACACTTTGCCATTGAGTTACATTTTTGTTGGCTtaatttttttgtcttttttttttttgtctttttttctttctccacATTAGCGGATAATAAATGAAGATGATGATTTGCTTAAGCGATCAAAGAAAGGGGTTATGAATCTGTGACTTGCCATTTGCGAcccttccattttctttttacaatTTTGACGAAATTCTGGTCGaatcctcttcctcttcctcttcctcttcctcttcctccatAGATCTCTAGTTAGGGCTCTGATCTCATTCGTTGGTATATCCGGTTTCAGTATCGCCTAACCGAGCAGTTCAGCCATGGTCTGCGAGAAGTGTAAGCCTCTCTCTCTCCTCTTGCATCATTAGCTTTTGCTGATTTACTACAAATTGCGACTACAATCGAGAAGTTTCGCGATTAGTTCGCGGcttctattgatttttttttcttgaccgAGTTGTTGGGTGTTGAGGATGTAGGTGAAAAGAAGCTATCGAAGGTGATAGTGCCGGACAAGTGGAAAGAAGGTGCAAGCAACACACAAGAAAGCGGTGGCCGTAAAATTAACGAAAACAAGCTCCTCTCCAAGAAGAAAAGGTTTGTTCTTTTCAATAATTTCTTCCGTATGAGTTTACCAATGAAgttgacattttcttttcaatatctAGGGTTTTTTTTCTTCGCTGATTCACGTTAATCCTTTTGTTCTGTTTTACGCTTCAGTGTAAACATTAACCCAGAACTATGAATTAGGGTTTATATTACATAGTTCGTGTACACAATGGAATATGCTCTGGCTTCAATCTAGGCACTAAGTGAATGTTTTGTATAGGAGCGCATTCATGTGATTGTATAAATTCTGGAGATAAGAGCATTAATGTCTACTTATTGTACGTGCTAATTGAATGTGATCTTGTATCAAAGAGATTAACCTAGATATATGACATTATTATCCTTTGCATATGAATGACTAATCAATCCTTGATGTCAACTAACCAGTGGATGTTGTGTAATGCATACCATACACATTATAGTCCCTAGTTCTTAATTGAATGAGATCCCTGTATCAAAGAGATTaacttatatatatgatattgttCTTAGCGTCCATATGACTAATAGATCACTGATGTCAAGCTGATCAACCCATCTCTCCTCTATCACTTTCATTGAGTTTCAAATTAAAAACCATCTGACATCTATACATTGAACTAACCTGCATTATGTGATGATTTATTTGCAATAACGTAGCCCTCAACTAAGTTCATATTTGTAAAGGTTGCGAGTGTATTTAGTATTCTGAATGTTGTTGTCTGTAGGTGGACTCCTTATGGAAACACCAAGTGCATAATTTGTAAACAGCAGGTACACCAGGATGCCAAGTATTGTCACACATGTGCTTACAGCAAAGGTATGAATTGGAAATGGAagttcatttttgtttttatatctGCATGCGCGGTTACTTTATTACAACGCAATTATGTGTGACATTGCTGCGTCATCTTTGGCAGGGGTTTGTGCTATGTGTGGGAAGCAAGTACTTGACACCAAGTTTTACAAACAGAGCA
The nucleotide sequence above comes from Benincasa hispida cultivar B227 chromosome 3, ASM972705v1, whole genome shotgun sequence. Encoded proteins:
- the LOC120074011 gene encoding cysteine-rich PDZ-binding protein, producing MVCEKCEKKLSKVIVPDKWKEGASNTQESGGRKINENKLLSKKKRWTPYGNTKCIICKQQVHQDAKYCHTCAYSKGVCAMCGKQVLDTKFYKQSNV